The Chryseobacterium indologenes genomic sequence GTAGATTTTTTAACCTCATGAAGCACGATTGAACTGTGGTATTGCCCGATATTGGGAAGGTTTGAAATAACGTTCACCGCAAATTCATTGTAAGAATTAATGTCTTTGGCAATAATCTTCAACATATAATCGTACTCTCCGGAAAGACTGATGATTTCCTGTACCTCGTCATACTTTCCGATGTGCTTCTCAAAAGTCTCCAATACTTTCTTGGATTGCTCCTTAAGACGCACATTACAATAGACGACAATATTCAGACCCAGTTTTTCACGGTTTAAAAGACCTACGTATTTTTCAATGATCCCCTGCTTCTCCAGTTGTTTGATCCTTTCATACGTTGGAGTAAAGGTAAGACCTATCTTTTCTGATATTTCCTTTACTGATAAGGTAGAGTCTTCCTGAATAATGCTGAGAATCATTTTGTCTTTTAAATCCATAGAACTGATTTGAGTTGTAACAAAAATATTAATTTTAAATGAGAATAAGGAAATCCCGAAGTTTTTAATTTATTTTAAAATTAATTTTTGCACGTTCATAAATTTGTTGTATCTTTGCACCTAATGAATAAAAAAGCATTTATATCATTAGATTTACCGGGCGAAAGCGCCCTTTACGATATTTATTGTTATTAAGCGAAGATAGTTGTCTTCGCTTTTTTTATGCCCAAAAATAAGAATTATGTTTACGATTACAGAACTAAGCACCGAGAGAATCAACAGTATACTGACAGAAGCGCTGGCTTTTGCAAATGGTAAAACTGCCAAAATTGAAGGAGAAGTTTTTTGCTCAAACCTTTTCTTCGAAGACAGCACAAGAACGAAAACAAGTTTTGATCTTGCAGAAAGAAAACTGGGACTACAGGTTGTTCCTTTTGATGCCTCTCACAGTTCGGTAAACAAAGGAGAAAGCCTTTATGACACGGTGAAAACGATTGAAAGTATCGGAGTCAACTTAGTCGTGATCCGCGATAAGAAAGACAGATACTTTGAAGAATTAAAAAATATTAATATTCCCGTAATCAACGGAGGAGATGGAACGGGAAATCACCCTTCACAATGTATGCTGGATTTGCTGACCATCTATCAGGAATTCGGAACATTTGAAGGATTAAAGGTAGGAATTGTAGGAGACGTAAAACATAGCCGCGTAGCCAACTCTAATGCTGAAGCCTTAAGAAGACTGGGCGCTAAAGTATACTTCTCAGGACCGGAACAATGGTTTGACGAAGGAGCTCTGATCAACGGAACTTATATGTCAGTAGATGAATTGATCGGTGAAGTAGATGTTCTGATGCTGTTAAGAATCCAGCATGAAAGACATGATGCTGCCATGAGCTTTACCGCTTCAGAATATCATAAAAGATATGGCCTGACTAAAGAAAGGGAACACGTAATGAAAAAAGAAGCCATCATTATGCACCCGGCACCGATCAACAGAGGAGTGGAAATAGATTCAGACCTTGTAGAATGTGAAAGATCAAGAGTATTTAAACAAATGCAAAACGGAGTCTTCGCAAGAATGGCCATTTTAAAGGAGGCGTTAGAAAGCAAAGGTTATACTTTTAAATAAGATCCAAGTTAAAAGTAAAAAAGCAAAGAGCCTCGTAGAGGCGACCTGTTAATAGCCACAGGGTAAAACCCCTGGAAGATAATAAAGACAATAGTTGTGTAAGCCCTGTAAGGGCGACCTATTAATAACCATGGGTGAAACCCTTGGGAAAAAAGAAAAGTCTTGTAGGATCGACCTGTTAATAAAAAATAGAAAATCTAAATAGAAAAAATGAAGAAAAAATTAATACTGGAGTCCGGTGAAGTGTTTCATGGAGAAGGTTTCGGAGCAGATTTGGAAACTGCAGGAGAAGTAGTTTTCAATACCGGAATGACAGGGTATCAGGAATTGATTTCTGACCCGTCTTACTGTGGTCAGATAGTTTGTATGACCTATCCGCTGATCGGAAATTATGGTATTAACCGTGATGATTATGAAAGTATCGAGCCGGCAATCAAAGGGCTTATCGTAAAAGAATTGTGCGATCTTCCTTCCAATTTCCGTACTCAGATCACTTTAGATGAATTGTTTAAAAAGAAAAACCTTTCAGGAATTTCAGGAATAGACACAAGAAGGCTCACAAGAGTCCTTCGTAACCATGGAGTTGTGAAAGGAAAAATCGTGAATGCTGACGCTGATGAAGCAGCAGTTGCCACAGAACTGAAAGGAACAAGCTTCCCGACCAATCAGGTGGAAGAAGTTTCTACAAAAACACCTTATGCCAACCCAAACAGAGGTTTCAAAGTAGTGTTGGTAGACTTCGGGGCAAAACTGGGAATTATCAGAGAATTATCTCAAAGAAACTGTGATATCATCGTGGTTTCTCAGGATACTACAGCTGAAGAAATCTTATTGATGAACCCGGACGGAATCATGCTGTCAAACGGTCCTGGTGACCCGGAAGATGTACCACACGCTTTAGACATGATCAGAGGATTATTAGGAAAAGTTCCCATCTTCGGAATCTGTTTAGGACACCAGTTAATCGGTCTTGCTTGTGGAGCAAAAACATTTAAACTGAAATTCGGACACAGAGGAGGAAACCATCCTGTACTGGATTTAGAGAAAAATACAGTAGCCATCACTTCCCAAAACCACGGATATGCAGTAGATCAGGAAAGTCTGAAAGGAACAGACCTTATCGAAACGCACATCGCTTTGAACGACAGAACCAACGAAGGATTAAAACACAAAGTCCACCCTTGCTTCTCTGTTCAGTATCACCCGGAAGCGAGCCCTGGTCCTGAAGATGCAAACTACCTGTTTGATGAGTTCATTCAATTGATGGAGGATTTTAAAAAGTAAGATTCAAGAGTGGAGAACCAAGAACCAAGAGTCAAGACTTAAGATAAAAATATATGCACAACTTTGAAAATCTACTTTTCTGGCAGAAATCTATTGCATTGGCAAAAAATATATACATTATTTGTCAGGAGATCAGTAGTGATGAAAAGTATGGTTTAATCTCACAGATTAAAAGGTGTACTGTTTCTATTCCGTCTAATATTGCTGAAGGTTCTGGAAGAAATAGCAGTAAAGAGTTTAATCATTTTCTTGCTATTGCTTTAGGTTCTGCATTTGAACTACAAACTCAATTGATTTTGGTTAAAGAGTTAAATCTTTTACCAGAAGAAAAAGTAAACATCTTACTAAAGGAAGTTTCCGAAATTCAAAGAATGATTTATTCATTCAAAAATAAATTAAAATAAAGTCCGATAATCTTGGCTCCTGGCTCTAGAATCTTGACTCTAATAAAAAAAGAAAAATGGCAAAACGTACAGATATAAAAACAATTTTAGTAATCGGTTCAGGACCAATCATCATCGGTCAGGCAGCTGAATTTGATTACGCAGGAACGCAGGCTTGTCTGTCTTTGAAAGAAGAAGGCTACAAGGTAATTTTGATCAACTCAAACCCTGCAACAATCATGACAGATGTGGAAATCGCTGATAAAGTATATATCGAGCCGATTTCATTACAGTTTGTAAGCCACATCATCAGAAAAGAACGTCCGGATGCTTTACTTCCAACGCTTGGAGGGCAGACGGGTCTGAATATGGCAGTTGAGTTGGAAAAATCAGGGATCCTTGAAGAATGCAAAGTAGAAGTATTGGGAACAAAGCTTTCTGCCATCAACAGAGCAGAAGACAGAGATCTTTTCCGTGAGTTGATGAGAGAACTGAACGAACCGGTTCCTGAATCTGATATCGTAAACACAGTAGAAGGAGCTCTTGCCTTTGCAGATAATATCGGATATCCGGTGATTGTTCGTCCTGCCTTTACCATGGGAGGAACAGGAGGAGGTATCGCCTCTACTGAAGCTGAATTGAAAGAAATTGCAGAATTGGGTCTTAAGCATAGCCCGGTGACACAGTGTCTTATCGAAAAATCAATTGCAGGTTTCAAAGAAATTGAATACGAAGTAATGCGTGATGCAAACGACAACGCCATTGTAGTTTGTAACATGGAAAATATAGACCCGGTAGGAGTTCACACCGGAGACTCTATCGTAGTAGCACCTTCTCAGACTCTTTCAGACAGAGAGTATCAGTTGTTGAGAAATGCTTCTTTAAAAATCATCAGAGCCTTAGGTATTGAGGGAGGATGTAACGTACAGTTGGCTTTGGATCCACACTCATTCGACTATTATATCATTGAGGTAAACCCAAGAGTTTCCCGTTCATCTGCACTAGCGAGTAAAGCAACAGGATATCCGATTGCAAAGATCGCTGCAAAAATTGCGGTAGGATTAACGCTTGATGAAATCATGAACCCGGTAACAGGAAAAACATATGCATGCTTTGAGCCGGCCCTTGATTACGTGGTAACAAAATTCCCAAGATTCCCATTCGATAAATTCGAAACGGCAGACAGAAGACTTTCTACTCAGATGAAGGCGACAGGAGAAGTAATGGCGATCGGAAGAAACCTTGAAGAATCTCTACAGAAAGCGATCCGTTCATTAGAAACAGGAATCAAGCATTTAGGATTAAAAACCAAGCAAGCTCAGGCTCTTACTGCTGAAGAAATCGAAAGAAGAATCAGAGTATGTGATGATGAGAGATTATTCATCATCGGAGATGCTTTAAGAAGAGGATACGACTGGGAACAGATTGTAGAATGGAGTAAAATCGACAAATTCTTTATCTGGAAACTTAAAAAACTGGTTGATTTCGAAAAAGTAATCGCTGAAAATAAATTTGATAAAGAAACATTAATTGAAGCGAAGAGACTAGGTTTCGCAGATATCAATATCGCAGTTCTTTGGGATGTAAAAGAACGTGAGGTGTTCAATTTCAGAAAAGAAAACGGAGTAATGCCTGTTTACAAAATGGTAGACACCTGCGCCGCAGAATTTGAAAGTGAAACTCCATACTTCTACGGTACTTACGAAGAAGAAAATGAAAGTGTGGTTTCTGATAAAGAAAAGATCATCGTATTGGGTTCAGGACCTATCAGAATCGGACAAGGGGTGGAATTCGACTACGCTACTGTTCACTCTGTTTGGGCAATTAAAGAAATGGGGTACGAAGCGATCATCATCAACAACAACCCTGAAACAGTTTCTACAGACTTCTCAATCTCTGATAAACTATACTTCGAGCCTTTGACAGAAGAAGATGTAATGAACATTATCGAGCTTGAAAAACCAAAAGGAGTAGTCGTACAGTTTGGAGGACAGACTGCGATCAACCTTGCAGATAAATTAGCCTCTCACGGAGTACAGATCTTAGGAACTTCATTAGAAGACCTTGACAGAGCTGAAAACAGAGATAAATTTGAAAAAGCACTTCAGGAAATGGGAATTCCTCAACCAAAAGGAAGAACATCCACTTCAAAAGAAGAAGCCATTAAAATTGCCAACGAAATCGGATATCCGGTATTGGTACGTCCAAGTTACGTTCTGGGAGGTAGAGCAATGGAAATTGTATATGCAGAAGTAGAACTGGCTTACTATATGGAGCATGCAGTAGACGCAAGCCCTGAACACCCTGTTTTGGTCGACAAATACATGGTAGGAAAGGAAATCGAAGTAGATGCGATATGCGACGGTGAAACAGTGGTAATTCCAGGAATTATGGAACATATCGAAAGAGCGGGAGTTCACTCCGGAGACTCTATCGCGGTATATCCGCCACAGAATATCTCCCAAAGCGAAATCGACACTTTGGTAGACTATACAAAGAGATTGGCAAAAGGGCTGAATGTAATCGGATTAATGAACATCCAGTACGTTCTTTTCGAAGGAAATGTATATGTCATCGAAGTAAACCCACGTTCTTCAAGAACAGTTCCTTTCTTATCTAAAATCACTGAAGTTCCTATGGCTAACCTTGCTACAAAAGCAATTTTAGGACAAAAGCTGAAAGATCTTGGATACGAACACGGACTGGTACCCAACAAAG encodes the following:
- a CDS encoding Lrp/AsnC family transcriptional regulator, encoding MDLKDKMILSIIQEDSTLSVKEISEKIGLTFTPTYERIKQLEKQGIIEKYVGLLNREKLGLNIVVYCNVRLKEQSKKVLETFEKHIGKYDEVQEIISLSGEYDYMLKIIAKDINSYNEFAVNVISNLPNIGQYHSSIVLHEVKKSTKFKIDLE
- a CDS encoding aspartate carbamoyltransferase catalytic subunit, producing the protein MRIMFTITELSTERINSILTEALAFANGKTAKIEGEVFCSNLFFEDSTRTKTSFDLAERKLGLQVVPFDASHSSVNKGESLYDTVKTIESIGVNLVVIRDKKDRYFEELKNINIPVINGGDGTGNHPSQCMLDLLTIYQEFGTFEGLKVGIVGDVKHSRVANSNAEALRRLGAKVYFSGPEQWFDEGALINGTYMSVDELIGEVDVLMLLRIQHERHDAAMSFTASEYHKRYGLTKEREHVMKKEAIIMHPAPINRGVEIDSDLVECERSRVFKQMQNGVFARMAILKEALESKGYTFK
- the carA gene encoding glutamine-hydrolyzing carbamoyl-phosphate synthase small subunit translates to MKKKLILESGEVFHGEGFGADLETAGEVVFNTGMTGYQELISDPSYCGQIVCMTYPLIGNYGINRDDYESIEPAIKGLIVKELCDLPSNFRTQITLDELFKKKNLSGISGIDTRRLTRVLRNHGVVKGKIVNADADEAAVATELKGTSFPTNQVEEVSTKTPYANPNRGFKVVLVDFGAKLGIIRELSQRNCDIIVVSQDTTAEEILLMNPDGIMLSNGPGDPEDVPHALDMIRGLLGKVPIFGICLGHQLIGLACGAKTFKLKFGHRGGNHPVLDLEKNTVAITSQNHGYAVDQESLKGTDLIETHIALNDRTNEGLKHKVHPCFSVQYHPEASPGPEDANYLFDEFIQLMEDFKK
- a CDS encoding four helix bundle protein — protein: MHNFENLLFWQKSIALAKNIYIICQEISSDEKYGLISQIKRCTVSIPSNIAEGSGRNSSKEFNHFLAIALGSAFELQTQLILVKELNLLPEEKVNILLKEVSEIQRMIYSFKNKLK
- the carB gene encoding carbamoyl-phosphate synthase large subunit, which encodes MAKRTDIKTILVIGSGPIIIGQAAEFDYAGTQACLSLKEEGYKVILINSNPATIMTDVEIADKVYIEPISLQFVSHIIRKERPDALLPTLGGQTGLNMAVELEKSGILEECKVEVLGTKLSAINRAEDRDLFRELMRELNEPVPESDIVNTVEGALAFADNIGYPVIVRPAFTMGGTGGGIASTEAELKEIAELGLKHSPVTQCLIEKSIAGFKEIEYEVMRDANDNAIVVCNMENIDPVGVHTGDSIVVAPSQTLSDREYQLLRNASLKIIRALGIEGGCNVQLALDPHSFDYYIIEVNPRVSRSSALASKATGYPIAKIAAKIAVGLTLDEIMNPVTGKTYACFEPALDYVVTKFPRFPFDKFETADRRLSTQMKATGEVMAIGRNLEESLQKAIRSLETGIKHLGLKTKQAQALTAEEIERRIRVCDDERLFIIGDALRRGYDWEQIVEWSKIDKFFIWKLKKLVDFEKVIAENKFDKETLIEAKRLGFADINIAVLWDVKEREVFNFRKENGVMPVYKMVDTCAAEFESETPYFYGTYEEENESVVSDKEKIIVLGSGPIRIGQGVEFDYATVHSVWAIKEMGYEAIIINNNPETVSTDFSISDKLYFEPLTEEDVMNIIELEKPKGVVVQFGGQTAINLADKLASHGVQILGTSLEDLDRAENRDKFEKALQEMGIPQPKGRTSTSKEEAIKIANEIGYPVLVRPSYVLGGRAMEIVYAEVELAYYMEHAVDASPEHPVLVDKYMVGKEIEVDAICDGETVVIPGIMEHIERAGVHSGDSIAVYPPQNISQSEIDTLVDYTKRLAKGLNVIGLMNIQYVLFEGNVYVIEVNPRSSRTVPFLSKITEVPMANLATKAILGQKLKDLGYEHGLVPNKEGVFVKVPVFSFSKLTKVDISLGPEMKSTGEVMGKDTTLEKALYKGLVAAGRKVPMHGSILFTVADKHKEEAADLAARFHEVGFRIWATEGTAKFFEEKGIPCKIGYKIGEEDVNLIDLIQKGKVQYVVNTTTKGKQAERDGFQIRRMSVENGVPCLTSMDTVEAILKVIESMSFKMETM